The following nucleotide sequence is from Paenibacillus andongensis.
TAGCGTAATAGGACACATCGTCGCTTGCGATTGTTCCCTTTATAATCGAAATTGTAGAAACAAACATTTGACGAAACGATTCGAAAGGGGAACCAAACATGAAAGCTAAAAAGGCTTCAGCCATCAGTGCGATCGCACTAACCGTTTTACTCGCAGGATGTGGTACGAACAGCGCCACGACTGGAACAACAAGCAGTCCCGCCCCAGCAAAAGAAACAGCAGCGACTGCTTCAACCGCGACGCCTGCAGCCAAAAAAGTGACAATTACAGCCCAAGGCTTCAAGCCTGACCAGAAGGAAAAGAATGATCAGCTTGACCAGCGGATCAGCCGCTTTAAGGCGAAGTTCCCGAACGTTGATTTCAAGAAAGACGACTGGCAGTACAGCCCGCTTGAAATCGGGGTTAAGATGGCTTCCAATAGTGCGCCAACCGAATATACGACGTATGCAACAGAAGGCAAAGTGCTCGTCGACAAGAAATGGGTTGCTGACATTACCGATTCGATCAATGCTTGGGAGCATGCCAAGGATATGAATGATCTCCTTTCTAAACCGTTTGTGGTTAACGGAAAAACGTATGGAGTACCCATTGACGGTTATGTGATGACTATTACGCTGAACAAAAAGCTTTTCAAAGAAAAAGGCGTCGAGCTGCCACCCATGGATTGGACGTGGGACGATCTGTTAACGGCGGCGAGAAAAATAAATGACCCAGCGAAAGGCATTGCAGGCTTTATTCCAATGGGGAAGGGACCGGAAGCAGGCTGGAACTGGACGAATTTCCTTTATGCAGCTGGCGGCGATGTGCAGAAACTCGATAACGGTAAAGTAGTAAGCGTGTTCAATTCTGATGCTGGTGTGAAGGCGCTTGAGTTTTATAAAAAGCTAAAAGACGAGAATTTAATTCCTCAGAACTGGGCCTTAGGTTATGGCGATGCATTGAGTGCTTTCTCCCAAGGACGCGGCGCGATGGTGATGTGCGGAAGCGGCAATGCGGCGGATGCTGCGATCAATGAGGGCGGCATTAGCAAGGAGGACATGGTCGTATATCCAATGCCTTCGATCACGAAAGGAGGCAAGCATACGGGCGTTCTTGGCGGCAACTATCGCGTTATCAATCCGAAGAGTGACAAGGAACAACAGCAACTTGCTTTCAAATGGATTACGGACGAGTACTTCACAGACGACTTCCTTAATTCCACGAAAAAAGAAATCGAAGACCGTAAAGGGAAAAACCGAGTCTACATCCCACAACCGATTAACTATTGGAAGGATTCCTCTGATTTCGGCAAAAAGTATACCGATTTACTGGCCAAATATGACAACGTTTTTAAATACGACCCACAATTGCTGAGCCTATGGGACGGTAAGCCTGAAGCGCAGTATGAAGCACAGAAATATTATACCGAGATGGCTAATGTGATCCAAAAAGTGTTCACAACCAAAGATGTTGATTTGAAAAAGACGTTGGCGGATGCATCGAATAAAGTGCAAACGGAAGTATTTGACAAAGTGAAAGTCGAATAGCTCCGGAACATCGGATCTAAGCCGTTAAACGGTTTAGGTCCGATTTTATAGTTTTTTCTTTCGAAGTAAGTGTTATAACGAAAGCTTTAAGGAGTGTTCAACATGGATGTAGAACTGAGTGTTCGACCTGTCGTAGCGAGTAGTACGGTGAAGAAGAAAATCAACTGGTATTTGTGGGGGACGCTGTTTGTTCTTCCGGAAATCGTGTTATTTATCATTTTTTTATGGGTACCGATTTTCAAAGGAATTTTCTACAGCTTTTACAATATTGATTTTGTTGATGGCAATCATTTCATTGGCTTGGCTAACTATGTAAGTATTTTTCAAGATGGACTGCTGCTCACTTCGATTAAAAATACGTTGTACTATATGGGCTTGGGCGTCCTACTTGGTTTCTGGGTACCCCCGCTTATCGCAATCGTTGTCTCCGAATTGAAATGGTTTCAAGGGGCAGCCCGAATTATTGGCTATTTGCCAAGTGCCGTTCCAGCCATCGTTCTCTATGGGATGTGGCAGTGGTTTTTTGATGCCGTGGGCCCCATTAACAGCCTATTACAAACACTTGGTATCCCCAAAGTTGAATTCTTCAGTCCGAAGATGGCCATGGCCTCGATCGTTCTGCTTGAAACGTGGCAAAGCTTCGGCGCAGCCACTCTCATCTATATCGCAGCCGTCGTGGGTATTCCGAGGGACATTTACGAAGCGGCTGAGATCGATGGCGCCAGTGTGTGGCAGCGCATTCGCCATATCACCTTGCCAAGTATCAAGACATTGATGATGCTGCTGCTTCTCTTGCAGCTGATCACGACTTCACAGGGCTTTCAAGCGCAATTATCGATGACAGACGGGGGACCGAATAATGCGACGCTTACGTACCTGCTGTGGATGAATCATACGGCGTTCCGTGATCTTGATTTTGGGAAAGCGAGTGCAATGGGCAGCTTAATGTTTTTCGTTTTAATTTTACTGTCCGTACTATACCATCTGTTGCAGCGTAGAGGTGAGAAGGCATGAAGCGAGATGAACGTGGCATTATTTCGCCCTATGATATGCAAAAAGGCACTGTGAAAGCCGGTTACACCTTCATGGTGCTGCTGCTGATCGTCATTGGCATTACGACGTTATATCCGTTTTTCAATACTTTTTTTGGTTCACTCAAAACACGGGAGGAATTCTTTTCCTTTCCACCGACCTTTTTTCCGAAAAGCTGGATTTGGACCAACTACAATGATGCGTGGAACGGGTTCGATTTGCCCTTACTGACGTTCTTGAAGAATACGCTATTCATCTACATGGGCAATGTCGTGTGTTCGCTGCTGCTAATTGGTTTAGCGGCCTACGCGCTGTCACATTTGAGGGTACCGTTCAAGAAATGGGTGACGCTCTTCTTCTTGGCTACTCTGTTGATACCTCCTGCCACTTACATCGTTCCTAACTTTATGAACCTGAAAAGCTTGGGCATGATTAATACGTACTGGGCCTTCTGGCTGCCGGCTGCAGCGAATGCATATTTCATGCTTCTGCTCAAGAACTTCTTCGATGGCATCCACAAAGAAATTCTGGAAGCAGCGAGAATTGATGGAGCGAGTGAGTTCAATTCCTTCATTAAAATTGCTGTTCCACTCTCTACACCCATTATTGGGACCCTGCTGATTCTATCCTTCTCAACAACTTGGAACGATTTCTACTGGCCTAGTATTGTGCTGACCGAAAAGGAGATGTATCCGCTGGCCACAGGGATTTATCGGTATGTCGTGTACTCAACATCGGTGATTCCATGGAGTGTGCGGTTTGCTATCTTGACGATGGCGATGCTGCCGCCGGTTGTGTTTTTTCTCATTTTCCAAAAATTTATCATACGTGGGTTAACCGTTTCCAGTGTCAAAGGTTAGGTCAAAGAGCGCCCCTCAGAATGCTTATTCTGAAGGCGTTTTCTTTTGCTTAAAGGAGAATGCGGCCGTTATAGCGAAGCTAAGTGTGCATGAGACGGTTAGGAGAAGTCATCTCCGAGGATACGGCTTGAAAGGAAGGAATGTCGGCATGCGAAAAATGCTGCGTAATATGAATTTGATGAAAAAGTTGATCGTACTCCTCATCTTATTCGTCGTCATCCCGATATTGGTATTGGATTTATTTGTAGCTAAGAAGCTGGAGTCCATTACGGAAGAGCAAGTGGGGAACGCGCTGCTCCAGTTAGTGCGAGGAAGTCATTTGACAATAGACAGAGAGAGCAGTGATTTCGAGGAAAAGACAGAGAAAATCATGATCTCTCAGGAAATACAACAGCTGGCAAGCATCCCTTCCTCGTCGGAATACGAACGTTTTGAAATCTTTAAAGCCCTGGATAAATATTTGAACAATTATTCGACGAATGCGGTGCGATATTCGCTGTTTTTTTCCGATACAGATAAGCAGTATTCATTCGTTCCCAATTCGGACATACTGAACAATGGTATTTTTTATTCAACAGATTTGAATGCGCTCTCTTGGTATAAAGAAGTAAGCCAGGCCAAAGGGAAAGGGGTTATTCGGGTTATTGATAAATTCGGATACAACCCTAATAATTTGCAAACCGTTGCGTATATGCGCCAATTAAATAGTATTTATAACGGGGAAAGTGTGATTGGATATTTGGTAGTGTCTGGCATCGAGACACCTCTGCAGCTGGATTTTTCACCTTTTGATAAGTATGCGGATGCGGAATTAATGCTGTTAAACCAAGAGAATACGGTGCTTGCGACGAATACGTCCAATTTTCAGATCGGATCCTCGGTACATGTTCCCGCTAATCAAGTTGAGGGTGTTTATAAGCTGAAAGAGGCTGGTCTTGAGTTCATGTGCGTTCTTCACACAAGTGAATATTCGAAAACAAAATTGCTCATGCGAGTTCCTGTTCAGTCGATTATTATCGATCATATTAGTGTGCAGCGGTTGGTTGATTGGATCATGGTTATTTATTTCTGTATCTTGATTTTGGCGAGTATGTACTTTATTCAGTCGATCTTGAAGCCAATCTCTCGGTTAGCCCGCATCACGAATTCCTATCATCCAGGTAGACCCTTGGCTATTTCCTTACACTCGGATAGCAAAAATGAGATTGTTTTACTCAATAATCAATTTATCCGTATGACCGATCGTTTGAATCAAACGATTTATGATCAATATGAACTCGAACTGAGACATAAGGAAATTGAATTATCCATTCTTCATACACAAATTAATCCGCATTTACTTTATAACACCTTGGAATCTGTGTATTGGCATACGTTAATGGAAGGGGCGGCGGAGTCTGCTGAAATGATCAAGGATTTATCGCTTATTATGCGAATTGGGCTGAGCAAAGGGAAGCTGTTAATTCCGGTTATGGAGGAAATTAATCATGCGGAGGCTTATGTTCGCTTGCAGCTATTCCGCTATGAATATGCCTTTCAAGTCCATTGGGATATTGAAGAAGGAGCAAAGCGGTTTGTCGTGCCGAAGGTCGTTCTTCAGCCGATTATTGAGAATGCGATTCTGCACGGTATTAAGAACATGAGCCAGGATGGGGAATTGTGGATTTCAGTGAAAAGCGCCGATGATAAAGTCATCATCAGTGTAGAAGATAATGGCTATCGGCAGGCGGATATCGAGATGCTGAATGGTATCCTGCAGGGGAAGGAAAGTAATCGAGGCTTCGGAATTATTAATGTTCAGAAGCGGATTCAGCTGCATTTTGGCGAAAAATACGGCTTACATTATAGTCTTAGAAAAGGTCAAGGCGTACGAGCTTGGATTGAGCTCCCGGCAGTACTTGACGAGAATGAATTGAAATAGCTCCATCATCTGGGGCGCTGCCTTTTCTTCCGAATGAACACGGAACGTCAATCCTCTACATTGGGGAAATTGGCTTAAAATTTGATTGAACGGAACGGGAGAACGCTATTTGGGTGAAATCTATGCTCTCTGCGGGAAGAATGGCGAAATAAACGATCGTCGTTCCTCTTTCTTATGTAATCGGGTTGATTTCAGTAAATAGCGCATCCACGTTCCTCTAAGGGTCCACTCACCGGCAATCGGAGAAATTAGATTAATTCCCATTTTGTACATGTAACATTTATACGATTAGTTTTGCGGCATACCGGATTCAGCGTCCACACTCGAGTTATTATCCGTAATTTCCACATAATGATCGACGGTATCTAGAACCTGGCTTAGCTGCCAGCGGCTAAAAACAACATGATCTGAAGAAATAGCATTATAGGTGCTTTCTTGTTTGCTAATTTTAAAGCCTCGGTAACTCTCATAAATAGTTCTCATTCTGATCTCTCCCTCGCTTGGATGTATATCTTAAACTATCATCAAACGAGCAATTTTGGTAGAGGTGTAAATTGATAGAAATTGTCTATTCTTGACTAATGGCATGTAAATATAGTTAATTGCTTCTTTTAAAACGTTGACAAAATCTGGTTGGATTAACTATAATCTAAATACGAGTGATTTTATCGGAATTAAATGAATCAACCAGACAGCTGGAGATACTTCGTCCCAAAGGGATGAATGTGTCTCCTTTTTTCATTCATAATCCCCAAATGCTAAATGCTTACGATGCAAGTTATTCTATAACACTATCCAGGAGGAATAGATATGAAAATCGAATGGACTTTTGCAATGAACAAACCTTGGACGATTGATCTTGTATTGGATTTTGTGACCATAGCTAATCGGTATTCGTGCAATATTTATGTTGGCGTAAGCGGGAAAATGTTGAATGCAAAGGGTTTACTAGGCATAGTTTCTCTTAGCCTATCACTCGGCAATCAGTCGGTTATTATCTTGCAATTAGATGGCGTCGATGCTCAGGAAGCATTTGAAAAAGTGTCTGGGTACTTTCAAAGCGCGGATCACTGTGTACAGAAGGCCTATTCGCATAGTTCCTAGTCGTTGAGAAAGGAATGTGACTTATGTCAACCTCATATGATGTCATTGTCATAGGTGCCGGCTCGATGGGCATGAGCGCTGGATATCACTTAGCCAAAAACAAAGTGAAAGTTTTATTAATGGATAAATTTGATCCACCTCATGCGGCAGGCAGTCATCATGGAGAGACTCGCCTTATCCGTCATGCATACGCGGGCAGTTCCACCTACACGGCAATGGCGCTTAGAGCGGACCATCTGTGGAAGGAGCTTGAGGAATCAAGCGGACAGCGGCTGCTTGTGCGCAGCGGTGTTCTGAACATGGGAGTTGCCGAGTCCCTTAATTTGGGGAGTAAATTAAAGTCTACAGCTGCCTTTGGACTGAAGGTTGATCAGCTGGACGCGGATGAAATTCGTAAACGTTGGCCTGGTGTAAATCCGCCAGATGCCTACATAGGCTTGTATGAAGAAGATGCAGGTTTTCTGTACAGCGAAGCTTGCGTACGCGCCTATCGCCAACAGGCCATAGCTGAAGGTGCAAGACTACTGGTCAACACACCAGTGACAAGCATCAAAATTGGTAAAAGCGGTGTTACCGTACAAACACTAGATGGGGCCTATCACGCAGATCAGTTAATCTTATCTGCCGGGGCATGGTTTAGTAGGTTAAATGCCATTATTGAGCTGCCAATTCGTTCCATTCGTAAAGCTGTCGCTTGGTTCAAATCAGATGAATCTTTGTACGATTCGGCAAGGTTTCCAGGGTTTACATTTGGGGCGGAAAATGGCGGTTTCTATGGCTTCCCTAGCATCGACGGTTCCGGCGTCAAGATTGGTCGGCATGATGCCGGTCAGCTATGGAAGCCAGGGCAGCCCTTCGAACCGTTCGGTCATTACGCCGAAGATGAGAAGGATCTACGGCAAGCTTTAGAAGCCTTTCTGCCACAAGCTGCGGGTCAAGTGCTTCGGGGAGCCGTTTGTAAATATGAATTAACTCCTGATGAACATTTTATTATAGATCGCCATCCGGAACATGCTCATGTCCTAGTGGCTTGTGGTTTCTCAGGCCATGGCTTTAAGTTCGCGAGTGTAGTGGGAGAAATATTATCAGACCTTTCAAGCGAAGGCACAACCGAACAAGATATCTCTCCCTTTGCTTTATCCAGGTTCTCGACTAGAGCAAATTATTCGATCAAGTTCAACTTGCCCAATAAATAGATGCGTAAAAACAGTCGGGAGCTAATCTGGCTGTTTTTTGCTATTCTGTGCTTGAATATGTTACAGTTAAAAGGAGGTGATCGAGCATGTTAAAATTGGGGATTTTGGACCAATCACAAATAGGAGAAGGTCGCAACGCCGCGCAAACGCTGGTTGAAACGACCGAGCTGGCGCAAGAGGCTGATAAACTTGGTTATACGCGTTACTGGGTATCGGAACATCATGCTTCACAGGCGCTTGCTCACTCAAGCCCAGAAGTACTTATTGCTCATTTAGCTGCAAAAACAAATCGGATCCGCTTAGGATCAGGCGGTATCATGATGCCGCATTACAGTGCATACAAAGTAGCAGAGAATTTCCGTTTGTTGGAGGCGCTGCATCCGGGAAGGATTGATGTTGGTCTTGGCCGCGCGCCTGGCGGCATGCCCATCTCGACGCGAGCGCTGCAAGAGGGGAAATACACGAGCGTAGATCAATACCCGCAGCAAGTTGCTGACTTGACGGGGTATTTATATGATTTGCTGCCTGCGAATCATCGCTTTGCTTCGCTGCACGCGTCTCCAATCATTCCAACGGCACCAGAAATTTGGCTGCTCGGTTCTTCCTACGACAGTGCCAGTATTGCCGCTAAACAAGGGGCTGCATTTGGTTTTGCGCAGTTTTTTGGCAATGCGGATTGTGAACAAGCGCTGCAGATTTACCGTGATGAATTCAAACCGTCTATTTTGAATGATAAGCCCCATTCGCTTGCAGCGGTTTTAGTTATTTGCGCCGATACGGAAGAAGAGGCGAAGCGATTGGCAACGAGTACGGATTTGTTCTTCCTCTCCCTTGGCCGCGGCGCGCTGCTGCCTTCATTCCCTTCCGTTGAAACGGCAATGAACTATCCGTATACAGAAGCTGATTTGGCCCTAATACGTGGTCGCCAACACAAGCGTATTGTGGGTACGCCTCAGCAAGTCAAAGCGGAGATTCTCAAACTGAACGAAGCGTATCAAGCGGACGAGTTTATGGTCGTTTCGCCGATTCATGAAGTGGACGCGCGCATTCATTCTTATCGTTTGTTAGCCAAGGCGTTTGAGCTGCAAGGATAATGTTAGTGTAATGTATGACCGTATGGAAATAGGGCTCAATCTTGTAAATCAGAAGCAGCACACCGATTAGGGGTGGCTGCTTTTTTCTTTGTAAAGGAAATTATGCGAGATGCCGATCTGTGAATAACGAACGCGCAGGATGGTCTGCTGAGAAGTCGATTTTCGGCTTCTCAGACTCTGTTGGCGGGCTTCGGCTCGCAGAGCCCTCACTGTAAGCGCGTTTTTTGCGCTTGTTTGTTCATTCCTCGTGCAGCCTCATGCCATATTCATTGGCGTACAGCCTTTGTCATCCATACATAATTTTGGATAATAAAAGAAAGTATAAGGGGGAGGGTGGTGAAGTTCGTTGCTATTTTCAAACTGGTTCGGAAGGAAGAAGTATCGTTCGGTTCCAGCACAAATTAATCAGCCGCCTAGCGACTCGATCAGTGCGTCGTTGGCACAAAATATAACTTATTTGCAAAGTCAGTTCAGCCAAACTCCTGATTTGAATGTGCGGCATTTTATTATCAAGCAATCTGGGGAACAAGCAGCACTTGTTTATCTATATGGACTAGTAGATAAAAGTGCGATTAATAACAATGTACTTCGCCCACTTCAATTTGAAACGGGAAGCAGCGATTCGAGTTATGGTTTTTCGATAAATGTAGGCCAAATTAATCCGTTGATTTCTTG
It contains:
- the solA gene encoding N-methyl-L-tryptophan oxidase, producing the protein MSTSYDVIVIGAGSMGMSAGYHLAKNKVKVLLMDKFDPPHAAGSHHGETRLIRHAYAGSSTYTAMALRADHLWKELEESSGQRLLVRSGVLNMGVAESLNLGSKLKSTAAFGLKVDQLDADEIRKRWPGVNPPDAYIGLYEEDAGFLYSEACVRAYRQQAIAEGARLLVNTPVTSIKIGKSGVTVQTLDGAYHADQLILSAGAWFSRLNAIIELPIRSIRKAVAWFKSDESLYDSARFPGFTFGAENGGFYGFPSIDGSGVKIGRHDAGQLWKPGQPFEPFGHYAEDEKDLRQALEAFLPQAAGQVLRGAVCKYELTPDEHFIIDRHPEHAHVLVACGFSGHGFKFASVVGEILSDLSSEGTTEQDISPFALSRFSTRANYSIKFNLPNK
- a CDS encoding HPr family phosphocarrier protein — its product is MKIEWTFAMNKPWTIDLVLDFVTIANRYSCNIYVGVSGKMLNAKGLLGIVSLSLSLGNQSVIILQLDGVDAQEAFEKVSGYFQSADHCVQKAYSHSS
- a CDS encoding carbohydrate ABC transporter permease; the protein is MKRDERGIISPYDMQKGTVKAGYTFMVLLLIVIGITTLYPFFNTFFGSLKTREEFFSFPPTFFPKSWIWTNYNDAWNGFDLPLLTFLKNTLFIYMGNVVCSLLLIGLAAYALSHLRVPFKKWVTLFFLATLLIPPATYIVPNFMNLKSLGMINTYWAFWLPAAANAYFMLLLKNFFDGIHKEILEAARIDGASEFNSFIKIAVPLSTPIIGTLLILSFSTTWNDFYWPSIVLTEKEMYPLATGIYRYVVYSTSVIPWSVRFAILTMAMLPPVVFFLIFQKFIIRGLTVSSVKG
- a CDS encoding ABC transporter substrate-binding protein, with translation MKAKKASAISAIALTVLLAGCGTNSATTGTTSSPAPAKETAATASTATPAAKKVTITAQGFKPDQKEKNDQLDQRISRFKAKFPNVDFKKDDWQYSPLEIGVKMASNSAPTEYTTYATEGKVLVDKKWVADITDSINAWEHAKDMNDLLSKPFVVNGKTYGVPIDGYVMTITLNKKLFKEKGVELPPMDWTWDDLLTAARKINDPAKGIAGFIPMGKGPEAGWNWTNFLYAAGGDVQKLDNGKVVSVFNSDAGVKALEFYKKLKDENLIPQNWALGYGDALSAFSQGRGAMVMCGSGNAADAAINEGGISKEDMVVYPMPSITKGGKHTGVLGGNYRVINPKSDKEQQQLAFKWITDEYFTDDFLNSTKKEIEDRKGKNRVYIPQPINYWKDSSDFGKKYTDLLAKYDNVFKYDPQLLSLWDGKPEAQYEAQKYYTEMANVIQKVFTTKDVDLKKTLADASNKVQTEVFDKVKVE
- a CDS encoding LLM class flavin-dependent oxidoreductase, whose amino-acid sequence is MLKLGILDQSQIGEGRNAAQTLVETTELAQEADKLGYTRYWVSEHHASQALAHSSPEVLIAHLAAKTNRIRLGSGGIMMPHYSAYKVAENFRLLEALHPGRIDVGLGRAPGGMPISTRALQEGKYTSVDQYPQQVADLTGYLYDLLPANHRFASLHASPIIPTAPEIWLLGSSYDSASIAAKQGAAFGFAQFFGNADCEQALQIYRDEFKPSILNDKPHSLAAVLVICADTEEEAKRLATSTDLFFLSLGRGALLPSFPSVETAMNYPYTEADLALIRGRQHKRIVGTPQQVKAEILKLNEAYQADEFMVVSPIHEVDARIHSYRLLAKAFELQG
- a CDS encoding carbohydrate ABC transporter permease, with the protein product MDVELSVRPVVASSTVKKKINWYLWGTLFVLPEIVLFIIFLWVPIFKGIFYSFYNIDFVDGNHFIGLANYVSIFQDGLLLTSIKNTLYYMGLGVLLGFWVPPLIAIVVSELKWFQGAARIIGYLPSAVPAIVLYGMWQWFFDAVGPINSLLQTLGIPKVEFFSPKMAMASIVLLETWQSFGAATLIYIAAVVGIPRDIYEAAEIDGASVWQRIRHITLPSIKTLMMLLLLLQLITTSQGFQAQLSMTDGGPNNATLTYLLWMNHTAFRDLDFGKASAMGSLMFFVLILLSVLYHLLQRRGEKA
- a CDS encoding cache domain-containing sensor histidine kinase, which translates into the protein MRKMLRNMNLMKKLIVLLILFVVIPILVLDLFVAKKLESITEEQVGNALLQLVRGSHLTIDRESSDFEEKTEKIMISQEIQQLASIPSSSEYERFEIFKALDKYLNNYSTNAVRYSLFFSDTDKQYSFVPNSDILNNGIFYSTDLNALSWYKEVSQAKGKGVIRVIDKFGYNPNNLQTVAYMRQLNSIYNGESVIGYLVVSGIETPLQLDFSPFDKYADAELMLLNQENTVLATNTSNFQIGSSVHVPANQVEGVYKLKEAGLEFMCVLHTSEYSKTKLLMRVPVQSIIIDHISVQRLVDWIMVIYFCILILASMYFIQSILKPISRLARITNSYHPGRPLAISLHSDSKNEIVLLNNQFIRMTDRLNQTIYDQYELELRHKEIELSILHTQINPHLLYNTLESVYWHTLMEGAAESAEMIKDLSLIMRIGLSKGKLLIPVMEEINHAEAYVRLQLFRYEYAFQVHWDIEEGAKRFVVPKVVLQPIIENAILHGIKNMSQDGELWISVKSADDKVIISVEDNGYRQADIEMLNGILQGKESNRGFGIINVQKRIQLHFGEKYGLHYSLRKGQGVRAWIELPAVLDENELK